A genomic stretch from Alosa sapidissima isolate fAloSap1 chromosome 3, fAloSap1.pri, whole genome shotgun sequence includes:
- the LOC121705778 gene encoding cytochrome c oxidase subunit 6A, mitochondrial yields MASTPARLLFRRGFSAAASHESHEGGAKTWKILTFVLALPGVTVCMINAYLKAQEHAKHGQPEFVPYPHLRIRTKPWPWGDGNHSLFHNSHTNALPTGYEGHGHDH; encoded by the exons ATGGCTTCAACACCTGCCCGCCTGCTATTCCGCCGAGGGTTTTCTGCTGCTGCGTCCCATGAAAGCCATGAGGGAGGAG CGAAAACCTGGAAGATCCTGACATTTGTCCTGGCCCTGCCTGGAGTTACCGTATGCATGATCAACGCTTACCTGAAGGCACAGGAACACGCAAAACACGGACAGCCAGAGTTTGTGCCCTACCCTCACCTGCGCATCCGTACCAAG CCCTGGCCCTGGGGTGATGGCAACCACTCTCTCTTCCACAATTCTCACACCAATGCCTTACCCACTGGTTACGAGGGCCATGGTCATGACCACTAG